Below is a window of Candidatus Methylomirabilota bacterium DNA.
GCGTGATGGCCTGTCAATGCGAAACGCGCCCGAGCGCGCTCGAAGTGCGCGTGTTGACACGCTTTGCGCGCCCCCGGTACGATGCGGAGCGACGATGAACGACGATGTCGTCGCGCCCGAAGCAACCGGCGCCGATCACGCCGACACGCCGCGCCGCGCGCGCCGGGTGAGGTGCGCCGCCTGCGGCGCGCCGGCGGCATGGGAGGGTGACCCGAACCGGCCGTTCTGCTCGTTCACCTGCCGGCTCGTGGACCTGGGCGTATGGCTCGACGAGCGCTACCGCATCCCCGCCGAGCGGCGCGACGATGTTTCGTAAGACCTCCGGCGCGATCCTCTGCCCCTCGTGCGGCCGGCTCACCAACGCCGACGCGCCGGTGTGTCTCGTCTGCGGGCGGCGCAACCCGGGCATGTGGGGCTTCGGCGGCCCGCTCGCGCGTCTCTTCCGCGCCTGGAACTTCACGAACGCGGTCACGGCCGCCTGCGTCGGGCTCTACGTGGTGAGCCTCGTGTTCGATCCCGCCTCCGCGCTCCGCCCCCAGGGCCTGTTCGACATCTTCTCGCCGTCGCGCCGCGCGCTCGACGCGCTGGGGATGACGGGCCGCGTCCCGTGGGCGGAGGGACGCTGGTGGACGCTGCTCACGGCGATCTACCTCCACGGCGGCGTCCTGCACATCCTGTTCAACGTGCTCTGGATCCGCCAGCTCGGCCCCGCCGTCGAGGAGCTCTACGGCCCGGCGCGGCTCGTCGTCATCTTCACGGTCTCGGGCGTCGCCGGCTTCGTCGTCTCCAACTCGCTCGGCGTTCCGTTCACGATCGGCGCCTCGGGCTCGATCTTCGGCCTCCTCGGCGCGATCGTCGCCTTCGGTCGGAAGCGCGGCGGCGTCTTCGGCCGGATGGTGCTGCGCCAGTACGGCCAGTGGGCGCTCGTGCTGTTCGTGTTCGGCTTCTTGATGCCCGGAGTGAACAACTGGGCCCACGCGGGAGGATTCGCGGGCGGATTCCTGTCGGGGCTCGCCCTCTCGATCGCCGAGCACCGCGCCGAGACGGCGCTCGACAAGCTGCTCGCGCTCGCCGCCATCGCGCTGACCGTCGTCGCCTTCGCGCTGGCGCTCTGGACCGCATTCGCCGGCTGAAGACACGAACGCCCGGGCCGATCGGCCCGGGCGTCGTCCGAGCGCGGGCTTCGCCCGCGCAATCTGCTCTGGGGGAGGTCTCGGAGGGGGTCGTCGAGACCCCCTCCGA
It encodes the following:
- the yacG gene encoding DNA gyrase inhibitor YacG encodes the protein MRCAACGAPAAWEGDPNRPFCSFTCRLVDLGVWLDERYRIPAERRDDVS
- a CDS encoding rhomboid family intramembrane serine protease; the encoded protein is MFRKTSGAILCPSCGRLTNADAPVCLVCGRRNPGMWGFGGPLARLFRAWNFTNAVTAACVGLYVVSLVFDPASALRPQGLFDIFSPSRRALDALGMTGRVPWAEGRWWTLLTAIYLHGGVLHILFNVLWIRQLGPAVEELYGPARLVVIFTVSGVAGFVVSNSLGVPFTIGASGSIFGLLGAIVAFGRKRGGVFGRMVLRQYGQWALVLFVFGFLMPGVNNWAHAGGFAGGFLSGLALSIAEHRAETALDKLLALAAIALTVVAFALALWTAFAG